Proteins encoded in a region of the Lepeophtheirus salmonis chromosome 6, UVic_Lsal_1.4, whole genome shotgun sequence genome:
- the LOC121119975 gene encoding uncharacterized protein isoform X1 — protein sequence MGSLSDIHDSLVSRYSSLESCESIQKNDGSSFLLIRPSINELSGYLPKLYVVVELETVKLLSYHGKVLKEEKLDGGHILDRINEGKLFMCLGIGNQTLNDSLLKDVYSEPSKREGEIAFRSRQCSFFLENTPGLCNECQSLLTTLYSIEDNFDNDTLDYDWSLSELKEEEDTFNDNSMTPNECSNCLKIFNNTSSLNRHKRRCLNDTEDNETKSELQEKPFNKDNMTFNKCFKCLETFNNISLLNSHEQHCLKDTEFIEKYEISLSATCSIECTICLQKFTRKGSFIRHSNLHVERMNLNEVIHCPLCGQSLDNRRLLNAHIHESHDASTGCCGICFEIISNEHLSRHFEKRHNYNPKKHLCPECGQKFKFPGELQCHTAYAHDLGGEKSVVCDQCGKVLPHRKALTKHIRRSHDKTRTYACQKCDRVFFENYRLKKHLSIHTGLKPFKCSRCEYCCVRKDNVFIHLRRVHKILPTSNDVIIITDQIISSESIISQKTESVA from the exons ATGGGGTCTTTATCGGATATTCATGACAGTCTAGTATCTCGCTACTCATCTTTAGAATCCTGTGAGTCTATTCAAAAGAATGATGGGTCGTCTTTCCTTCTTATACGTCCCTCTATTAACGAATTGAGCGGATATTTGCCAAAGTTATATGTGGTAGTGGAATTAGAGACTGTCAAACTTCTTTCATATCATGGAAAGGTCTTGAAAGAGGAAAAATTAGATGGAGGGCACATTCTGGATCGCATAAAcgaaggaaaattatttatgtgtcTTGGAATTGGGAATCAG ACTTTGAATGATTCTCTACTTAAGGATGTGTATTCAGAACCATCCAAAAGGGAAGGAGAGATCGCATTTAGGAGTCGACAATGTTCATTCTTTTTGGAAAACACTCCGGGACTTTGCAACGAATGTCAATCCCTTCTTACAACACTTTACAGTATCgaagataattttgataatgaCACACTGGACTACGACTGGAGCTTATCTGAACTTAAAGAAGAAGAGGATACGTTCAATGACAACTCTATGACTCCCAACGAATGTTCAAACTgcctcaaaatatttaataatacttcATCACTCAATCGTCATAAGCGAAGGTGTCTAAATGACACTGAGGATAATGAGACGAAATCAGAGCTTCAAGAGAAGCCCTTCAATAAAGACAATATGACTTTTAACAAATGCTTTAAGTGCCTcgaaacatttaataatatttctttgctcaataGTCATGAGCAACATTGTCTAAAGGACACTGAGTTTATAGAAAAGTATGAAATATCACTATCTGCAACTTGTTCCATCGAATGCACCATTTGTCTCCAAAAGTTTACCCGTAAAGGCTCCTTTATTCGCCATTCTAATCTTCATGTAGAGCGTATGAATCTAAATGAAGTCATTCACTGTCCTCTTTGTGGGCAATCTCTAGATAATCGTAGACTTTTGAATGCGCATATCCATGAATCACATGATGCCTCTACAGGGTGTTGTggaatttgttttgaaataatttcaaacgaGCATTTATCAAGACATTTTGAAAAACGTCACAACTATAATCCTAAAAAACACTTGTGCCCAGAATGTGGTCAGAAATTCAAATTTCCAGGTGAGCTTCAATGTCATACTGCCTATGCTCATGACCTAGGAGGTGAAAAATCCGTTGTTTGTGATCAGTGTGGTAAAGTTCTACCTCACCGTAAAGCGTTAACAAAACATATTAGAAGATCTCATGACAAAACCAGGACTTATGCATGTCAAAAATGTGATAgagtcttttttgaaaattatcgtCTCAAAAAACACCTTAGTATTCACACAGGGTTAAAACCCTTTAAGTGTTCACGTTGTGAATACTGCTGTGTCAGGAAGGATAATGTATTTATCCACTTACGCCGGgttcataaaatattacctaCCTCCaatgatgtcattattattacagATCAAATTATATCAAGTGAGTCTATTATCTCTCAAAAGACAGAAAGTGTGGCTTGA
- the LOC121119256 gene encoding C-signal: MGPPKTVLITGCNRGIGLGLVKEFLKVDKVNKIIATCRNKAKAEELVSLESNSRLKVLELDVAKYEDDYKDFVAQVSEELGSDGLNLLINNAGIIGEIQSLGDLTSEAMIETYKVNCIAPTILARALLPLLKKVAKPDAGFGCDNAAIIQMSTSVASIAENGFGGMYPYRCSKTALNMAMKNVSLELKKDGILVLSLHPGWVKTDMGGSNAQITVEECVSAMVRTLCQLSDKDHGAFIRYNNTPVAW; this comes from the exons ATGGGGCCTCCCAAAACTGTTTTGATTACTGGTTGCAATAGAGGAATTGGATTAGGCCTCGTTAAAGAATTCCTAAAAGTGGATAAAGTCAACAAAATAATTGCAACATGCAGAAACAAGGCAAAGGCAGAGGAATTGGTAAGCTTAGAATCCAACTCCCGTTTAAAAGTGCTAGAGCTAGATGTAGCCAAATATGAAGATGACTATAAGGATTTTGTAGCTCAAGTCTCTGAAGAGTTAG GCTCAGATGGCCTTAACTTACTTATCAATAATGCCGGCATTATCGGAGAAATACAGTCCCTTGGTGATTTGACGTCAGAGGCCATGATAGaaacttataaagttaattGTATTGCTCCAACTATTCTTGCCAGAGCCTTACTCCCACTTCTTAAAAAAGTAGCGAAGCCTGATGCAGGTTTTGGTTGTGACAATGCTGCAATTATCCAAATGAGTACATCAGTTGCATCTATTGCTGAAAATGGCTTTGGAGGTATGTATCCATATCGTTGTAGTAAAACAGCATTGAATATGGCAATGAAGAATGTCTCTTTGGAATTGAAGAAAGATGGAATTCTAGTTCTTTCATTGCATCCTGGTTGGGTTAAAACAGACATGGGAGGTTCAAATGCTCAAATAACTGTTGAAGAATGTGTTTCTGCAATGGTCAGAACCCTGTGTCAGTTGAGTGACAAGGATCATGGagcattcattcgatataataaTACTCCAGTGGCTTGGTAA
- the LOC121119975 gene encoding uncharacterized protein isoform X2, translated as MGSLSDIHDSLVSRYSSLESCESIQKNDGSSFLLIRPSINELSGYLPKLYVVVELETVKLLSYHGKVLKEEKLDGGHILDRINEGKLFMCLGIGNQTLNDSLLKDVYSEPSKREGEIAFRSRQCSFFLENTPGLCNECQSLLTTLYSIEDNFDNDTLDYDWSLSELKEEEDTFNDNSMTPNECSNCLKIFNNTSSLNRHKRRCLNDTEDNETKSELQEKPFNKDNMTFNKCFKCLETFNNISLLNSHEQHCLKDTEFIEKYEISLSATCSIECTICLQKFTRKGSFIRHSNLHVERMNLNEVIHCPLCGQSLDNRRLLNAHIHESHDASTGCCGICFEIISNEHLSRHFEKRHNYNPKKHLCPECGQKFKFPGELQCHTAYAHDLGGEKSVVCDQCGKVLPHRKALTKHIRRSHDKTRTYACQKCDRVFFENYRLKKHLSIHTGLKPFKCSRCEYCCVRKDNVFIHLRRVHKILPTSNDVIIITDQIISTVAS; from the exons ATGGGGTCTTTATCGGATATTCATGACAGTCTAGTATCTCGCTACTCATCTTTAGAATCCTGTGAGTCTATTCAAAAGAATGATGGGTCGTCTTTCCTTCTTATACGTCCCTCTATTAACGAATTGAGCGGATATTTGCCAAAGTTATATGTGGTAGTGGAATTAGAGACTGTCAAACTTCTTTCATATCATGGAAAGGTCTTGAAAGAGGAAAAATTAGATGGAGGGCACATTCTGGATCGCATAAAcgaaggaaaattatttatgtgtcTTGGAATTGGGAATCAG ACTTTGAATGATTCTCTACTTAAGGATGTGTATTCAGAACCATCCAAAAGGGAAGGAGAGATCGCATTTAGGAGTCGACAATGTTCATTCTTTTTGGAAAACACTCCGGGACTTTGCAACGAATGTCAATCCCTTCTTACAACACTTTACAGTATCgaagataattttgataatgaCACACTGGACTACGACTGGAGCTTATCTGAACTTAAAGAAGAAGAGGATACGTTCAATGACAACTCTATGACTCCCAACGAATGTTCAAACTgcctcaaaatatttaataatacttcATCACTCAATCGTCATAAGCGAAGGTGTCTAAATGACACTGAGGATAATGAGACGAAATCAGAGCTTCAAGAGAAGCCCTTCAATAAAGACAATATGACTTTTAACAAATGCTTTAAGTGCCTcgaaacatttaataatatttctttgctcaataGTCATGAGCAACATTGTCTAAAGGACACTGAGTTTATAGAAAAGTATGAAATATCACTATCTGCAACTTGTTCCATCGAATGCACCATTTGTCTCCAAAAGTTTACCCGTAAAGGCTCCTTTATTCGCCATTCTAATCTTCATGTAGAGCGTATGAATCTAAATGAAGTCATTCACTGTCCTCTTTGTGGGCAATCTCTAGATAATCGTAGACTTTTGAATGCGCATATCCATGAATCACATGATGCCTCTACAGGGTGTTGTggaatttgttttgaaataatttcaaacgaGCATTTATCAAGACATTTTGAAAAACGTCACAACTATAATCCTAAAAAACACTTGTGCCCAGAATGTGGTCAGAAATTCAAATTTCCAGGTGAGCTTCAATGTCATACTGCCTATGCTCATGACCTAGGAGGTGAAAAATCCGTTGTTTGTGATCAGTGTGGTAAAGTTCTACCTCACCGTAAAGCGTTAACAAAACATATTAGAAGATCTCATGACAAAACCAGGACTTATGCATGTCAAAAATGTGATAgagtcttttttgaaaattatcgtCTCAAAAAACACCTTAGTATTCACACAGGGTTAAAACCCTTTAAGTGTTCACGTTGTGAATACTGCTGTGTCAGGAAGGATAATGTATTTATCCACTTACGCCGGgttcataaaatattacctaCCTCCaatgatgtcattattattacagATCAAATTATATCAA CTGTTGCTTCATGA
- the LOC121119257 gene encoding uncharacterized protein produces the protein MKTINNNKHLSSYNSPHLGVSGMGSLLDIRDNLVSRYSSLGSCEYIQKNDGSSFLLIRPSINELSGYLPKLYVVVELGTVKLLSYHGNVLKEEKLDGGQILDCLNEGKLFMCLGIGNQTLNDSLVKHVYSEPSKGEGEIAFRSRKCSFFLENTPGLCSECQSLLTTLYNIKDNFDNDKLDNDWTLSEFKQEEEAFNDNIITLNECSNCLKAFNNISSLNRHKLKCLNDSGDNEDKSDLIQEDEVFFEDNKIINECSKCLKTFNNTSSLNRHKRRCLKDPDFAKNKIICKSAIPSIECSICLKKLTHKGHLHHSKLHDKRMNLNEVIHCPLCGHSIDNRRLLNAHIHDSHDASKGCCGVCFEIVSNEYLSRHFEKHHNCNPKKNLCSECGKKFKLPSDLQNHIAYVHDVKGEKYVVCEQCGEVLPDLTVLKGHIRRLHKKTYTCHKCNKVFFENYRLKKHLKIHAGVKPYKCSRCNYCCVRKDNVFIHLRRVHKIIPTSNDVITIAEQIKLSESIIS, from the exons atgaaaacaatTAACAATAACAAACATTTATCGTCGTATAATTCACCTCATCTGGGAGTAAGTGGAATGGGATCTTTATTGGATATTCGTGACAATCTTGTATCTCGCTACTCATCTTTGGGATCTTGTGAGTATATTCAAAAGAATGATGGGTCATCTTTCCTTCTTATACGTCCCTCTATTAACGAATTGAGCGGATATTTGCCCAAGTTATATGTTGTGGTTGAATTAGGGACTGTCAAACTTCTCTCATATCATGGAAATGTCTTGAAAGAGGAGAAATTAGATGGAGGACAGATTCTGGATTGCCtaaatgaaggaaaattatttatgtgtcTTGGAATTGGGAATCAG ACTTTGAATGACTCTTTAGTAAAACATGTATATTCAGAGCCATCCAAAGGGGAAGGAGAGATTGCATTTAGGAGTCGGAAATGTTCATTCTTTTTGGAAAACACTCCTGGACTCTGCAGTGAATGTCAATCCCTACTTACAACTCTTTACAATATAAAGgataattttgataatgataAACTGGACAATGACTGGACCTTATCTGAATTTAAACAAGAAGAGGAAGCATTCAATGACAACATTATTACTCTCAACGAATGCTCGAACTGCTTGAaagcttttaataatatttcctcACTCAACCGTCATAAGTTAAAGTGTCTAAATGACTCTGGGGATAATGAGGATAAATCAGATCTTATACAAGAAGACGAAGTTTTCTTTGAAGATAATAAGATTATCAACGAATGTTCGAAATGccttaaaacatttaataatacttCCTCACTTAATCGTCATAAGCGAAGATGTTTAAAAGACCCTGACtttgccaaaaataaaataatatgtaaatctgCGATCCCTTCCATTGAGTGCTctatttgtctaaaaaaattaacacataaAGGTCATCTTCACCATTCTAAACTACATGACAAGCGTATGAATCTTAATGAAGTAATTCATTGTCCTCTTTGTGGACATTCTATAGATAATCGTAGGCTTTTAAATGCTCATATCCATGATTCTCATGATGCCTCAAAAGGATGTTGCGGAGTTTGTTTTGAAATAGTTTCAAATGAGTATTTATCTagacattttgaaaaacatcATAATTgcaatcctaaaaaaaatttgtgctCCGAATGTGGCAAGAAATTCAAATTGCCAAGTGATCTTCAAAATCACATTGCTTATGTTCATGATGTAAAAGGTGAAAAATACGTTGTTTGTGAACAGTGTGGTGAAGTTCTTCCCGACCTTACAGTATTAAAAGGGCATATTAGAAGACTTCATAAGAAAACTTATACATGTCACAAAtgtaacaaagttttttttgaaaattatcgtCTCAAAAAACACCTTAAAATTCACGCCGGGGTAAAACCTTATAAATGTTCCCGTTGTAACTACTGTTGTGTGAGGAAGGATAACGTATTTATTCACTTACGCCGGGTTCACAAAATAATACCTACCTCAAATGATGTTATCACTATTGcagaacaaattaaattaagtgaGTCCATTATCTCTTAA
- the Arfrp1 gene encoding ADP-ribosylation factor-related protein 1, with product MYSLINGAYKYLTEKDEYYVLILGLDNAGKTTFLESAKAKFSLDRKKKSVFKINPAKITTTVGLNIGRIEVNSVRLNFWDLGGQSELQSLWDKYYAECHAIIYTIDSNDRERISESKVSFDSMISNENLKGVPLLVLANKQDLPECMGVREVKPIFHENDESIGSRETMVLPTSGLTGDGISEGIEWLVQCIERNSVDRPPDGKRD from the exons ATGTACTCCCTCATTAATGGAGCTTATAAATATCTCACTGAGAAGGATGAGTATTATGTATTGATTCTGGGGCTAGACAACGCGGGGAAAACAACGTTTTTGGAGTCTGCTAAGGCCAAATTCTCTCTGGATCGCAAGAAGAAATCCGTCTTCAAAATAAATCCAGCTAAAATAACGACCACTGTGGGTCTCAACATTGGAAGAATTGAAGTGAACAGCGTTAG ATTGAATTTTTGGGATTTAGGAGGTCAGAGTGAGCTTCAGTCCCTCTGGGACAAATACTACGCTGAATGCCATGCAATCATTTATACGATAGATTCCAATGATCGAGAGAGAATTTCTGAGTCCAAAGTTTCCTTTGATAGTATGATTtctaatgaaaatttgaaaggaGTTCCATTACTGGTACTTGCAAATAAACAAGACCTTCCCG aatgTATGGGCGTTCGAGAGGTCAAACCCATTTTTCATGAGAACGATGAGTCCATAGGATCTCGAGAAACCATGGTGCTACCTACGTCAGGTCTTACAGGAGATGGTATTTCTGAAGGGATTGAATGGTTGGTTCAATGTATTGAACGAAACTCGGTGGATCGACCGCCTGATGGAAAAAGAGACTAA
- the LOC121119974 gene encoding uncharacterized protein, whose amino-acid sequence MGSLSDIRDNLVSRYSSLGSCDSIQKNDGSTFLLIRPSTYELSGYLPKLYVVVELGTVKLLSYHGKILKEEKLDGGEILDCLNEGKLFMCLGIGHQTLNDSLLKDVYSEPSKGEGEIAFRSRKCSFFLENTPGLCNECQTLLTTLNNMEDSYENDTMDYDWTLSELKEEDDDHEAFNDSTYTMTLNECSKCLKTFKSASSLNRHKRRCLNEPGVNEEKSKLKEEAFNDNTITVNVCSKCLKTFKNTSSLNRHKRRCPNDPGINEQKSELKQEEETFNEDNMTFNECSKCLKTFNDISSFNRHERRCLKDPDFDEEDEISQSESQHQPETRSIDCPICLQKFTTKSSFMRHSNLHVKRMNLNEVINCPLCGHSLENRKLLNAHIHKSHDASKGCCGICFEIISNDQLSRHFDKRHSLIQKKHLCSECGQKFRFPSDLQNHIAYAHDVGGEKSVVCDQCGKVLVHRKSLTRHIRRFHNKTKTYTCHKCDKVFFEHFRLKNHLRIHTGIKPFKCSRCEYCCVRKDNVFIHLRRVHKITPTSNDVVTIADQIKSSESIIQGTMK is encoded by the exons ATGGGATCTTTATCGGATATTCGTGACAATCTTGTATCTCGCTACTCATCTTTAGGATCCTGTGACTCTATTCAAAAGAATGATGGATCCACTTTTCTTCTTATACGTCCATCTACTTACgaattgagtggatatttgccCAAATTATATGTTGTAGTAGAATTAGGGACTGTCAAACTTCTCTCATACCATGGAAAGATATTGAAAGAGGAGAAATTGGATGGAGGGGAGATTCTGGATTGCCtaaatgaaggaaaattatttatgtgtcTTGGAATTGGGCATCAG ACTTTAAATGATTCTCTACTAAAGGATGTGTATTCAGAACCATCCAAAGGGGAAGGAGAGATTGCATTTAGGAGTCGGAAATGTTCATTCTTTTTGGAAAACACTCCTGGACTCTGCAATGAATGTCAAACCCTACTTACAACACTCAACAATATGGAAGATAGTTATGAAAATGATACAATGGACTATGACTGGACATTATCAGAGCTTAAGGAAGAAGATGATGATCATGAAGCCTTTAATGACAGCACTTACACTATGACTCTCAACGAATGCTCAAAATGTctcaaaacattcaaaagtgCTTCTTCACTCAATCGTCACAAGCGAAGGTGTCTAAATGAGCCTGGAGTTAATGAAGAGAAATCAAAGCTTAAAGAGGAAGCCTTCAATGATAACACTATAACAGTCAACGTCTGTTCGAAATGcctcaaaacatttaaaaatacttcCTCACTCAATCGTCATAAGCGAAGGTGCCCAAATGACCCTGGTATTAATGAGCAGAAATCTGAGCTTAAACAGGAAGAGGAAACCTTTAATGAAGACAACATGACTTTTAACGAATGCTCGAAATGCCTCAAAACATTCAATGATATTTCCTCATTCAATCGTCATGAGCGAAGATGTCTAAAGGATCCTGACTTTGATGAAGAAGATGAAATATCTCAATCGGAATCTCAACATCAACCTGAAACTCGTTCAATCGATTGCCCTATTTGTCTCCAAAAGTTTACCACTAAAAGCTCTTTCATGCGCCATTCAAATCTACATGTAAAGCGTATGAATCTTAATGAAGTCATTAACTGTCCTCTTTGTGGACATTCTTTAGAGAATCGTAAACTTTTAAATGCACATATCCATAAATCACATGACGCCTCAAAAGGCTGCTGTggaatttgttttgaaataatttcaaacgaCCAATTATCTAGACATTTTGATAAACGTCACAGTTTAATTCAGAAAAAACATTTATGCTCTGAATGTGGTCAAAAATTCAGATTTCCTAGTGATCTTCAAAATCACATTGCCTATGCTCATGATGTAGGAGGTGAAAAATCTGTTGTTTGTGATCAGTGTGGTAAGGTTTTGGTTCACCGTAAATCATTAACAAGACACATAAGAAGATTTCATAACAAAACCAAGACTTATACATGTCACAAATGTGATAAAGTCTTCTTTGAACATTTTCGCCTCAAAAACCACCTTCGCATTCACACAGGAATTAAACCTTTTAAATGTTCCCGTTGTGAATATTGTTGTGTGAGGAAGGATAACGTATTTATTCACTTGCGCCGGGTTCATAAAATTACACCTACCTCAAATGACGTCGTTACTATTGCAGATCAAATAAAATCAAGTGAGTCGATTATCCAGGGAACCATGAAATGA